In the Sulfurivermis fontis genome, GTTCACTCCTCCGGCCCGAAGCAGCGCACGTAGTCGTCACACACCTCGCACGACGGCGAGCGGCAGGTATAGACCCCCTCCTGCACGCACAGCTGCTTGTAGAAGAAGCGCTTCCACTTCATGTCGCGATCGTTCTTCGCCTTCAGCGCCGGGAAGTTGTGCTCGATCAGCCCGGAGAGGTCCTGGCGCGACCACAGGCCGAGGTCCTGCCACAGGTGATCGCTGCCGAGGCATCCGGCGGCAAGAATCTCTGCCATCCATTCCTTCTCCGGCGCAACCTTTGGGCAATGGGCCAGAAACAGCGTGCGCAATTCCGCGAGCTCCGGCGCGCGCGCCAGATCGATCTCGGCGCCGCCCATCCAGTGTTCCGCCACCGCGCCGGGAAAG is a window encoding:
- a CDS encoding nitrogen fixation protein NifQ is translated as MALTMKEAMTLDVRDLYGELKSQAAGLGNDEPLARMLASQRAGIGAMPLCLGLSHKQFTAMMRLHFPGAVAEHWMGGAEIDLARAPELAELRTLFLAHCPKVAPEKEWMAEILAAGCLGSDHLWQDLGLWSRQDLSGLIEHNFPALKAKNDRDMKWKRFFYKQLCVQEGVYTCRSPSCEVCDDYVRCFGPEE